GGAACTTGATCTTACACATTTAAATCTCTCATATAACTACCTTGAAGGACCTCTACCCAGTCTTTCATCATTTGGTATACTAGACCTTCGGTCCAACCAATTCCAAGGGCAACTCCCAACTCCCCTACCATCTTGTTCGTATTTGGACTTGTCATTGAATAATTTTAGCTCTGTTATACCAATTGACATTGGTAACTCTCTTTCTAACACTGGTTTCTTGTATCTTTCAAGCAATAAACTCAATGGGCATATCCCTGAAGCAATATGCAATGCTacatctctttattttttagatcTGTCTAATAATTCCTTGAGTGGCACAATTCCCCACTGCCTCATTGCAATGAGTGAAACTCTAAAGGTTCTAAATCTAAGGAGAAACAACCTCACTGGCAAAATATCAGATGTATTTCCAAGCAATTGTAGGTTACAAACTTTGAGTCTCAATAGAAACCTACTAGAAGGGATGGTACCAAATTCTCTTGCCAATTGCACAAATTTGGAGTTATTGGACATTGGGAACAACCGGATACAAGATGAGTTCCCATGTCACTTGAAAGACATATCCAGTTTGCGCGTCCTTATCTTGagatcaaacaaattttatggTTCTGTTGGTTGTGGAGGGCTGAATGCAACTTGGTTGATACTTCAAATTGTAGACCTTGCTTCAAACGACTTTAGTGGTAAGTTATCAATAAAATCCTTCGCTAACTCAAAGGCAATGATAGCTAATAATGAAGTCCAATCAGAGCTCAATTACCTCCATTCTGTGGTTAGAATAGAAACGATTTTAATGCAGATAGTCTCTGGAAGGTTATTCATTGAAATGAATTATCAAGATGCTATAGCAATTTTCATTAAGGGTCTAGAGAGGGAGTTGGTGAAGATTTCGACTCTTGTCACTTTAATTGACCTTTCATGCAACAATCTTGATGGGCCAATACCAGAAGAAATAGAAGTACTTAAATCGTTGTATGTTCTCAACTTGTCACACAATGCTTTCACAGGCCGAATCCCACCATCTCTAGGAAAATTAAGTAAACTTGAGTCATTGGACTTGTCAAACAACAAGCTTACCGGTGGGATACCTATGCAACTTGCAGATAGTCTCACTTTCCTATCAGTCTTAAACCTTTCATTTAATCAATTGGTTGGGCCAATTCCATATATCAAGCAATTTGCAACATTTTCAGAAGATTCCTATGAAGGGAACAAAGGATTATGTGGGCAACCTTTGAAGGCAGAATGTGGATCTGCAGACAGAAGACCGCCAGCTCCATTTGAAGATATTCACTCAAAATCTGGGCCTTTGATTGACTGGAATTACCTGTGTGTTGAACTGGGATTTGTTTTTGGCTTTGGGATGGTCATTGGGCCGCTTGTGCTTTGGAAGAGGTGGAGGATACGGTATTACAAACACGCTGATGACATTTTTTTCAGGATCTTTCCTCAGCTGTACTTTAGGTGGGAAAAAAACCATCAAGTCCAACGACATAGGATTCGAATGCAGAGGCACTAATGTTTATTGGATGCGAGCTTTGTCAGGTAAAATGCTCGAACTATTTCATATTCGCATTGAAcattattgaaaaattatatcaaacGAACACATTTTCATACACAATTACTAATTGTCAATTAGCTATAAATTTTATCATGCAAATGGACATATATAGATGTAGCAAGTGATTGAGCTCgagtttatgaaaaataattatttcatgtCTATTTgcaagataaaattttatcatgaaataattatttttttatgattgataTATGATAAGTTGTGATTGTAATAACTACTCTTTTGTATGAGTCCATTACTAACCCAACCTATGTGTGCGtttggtaaaaattatttttgcccacttattttactattcagcttattttttgtactattatgggttccattgcactttttagtactattcatgggtctcactatattatttcagctaacttttatctttatctatagttttttcagaaaaaaatttcaatttcagcaaaataagcggatcccaaacagaccctatatCAGCACCAATTAGAACATATTACTTtagaagttgtgaaaaaaaaaaaaaatcatgaaattttattttctagacttaaattttttttttagaagaatttttcTAGACTTAATTGGTACAGGGTAAAATAGCCTTTCTCCCCTGCTTTTCCTCCTAGATGCTTTGGGAAGTGTATGATTAGAGTAACTGCATCAGtgcttctaaatttttttgtctattttacaaaaagaacttactttttctattttatatcatcatttttacaaaacacccacatcagtttataTATTCTGAAcaattatttcaataaaatattcattctattgcattttttattattttaggaCTATGGCAAGaagatagagaaaagagagaagtaaagcaaattaataaaataatttatacaaaGTTACTATAATcgtgtatatttacacagtTACTATAGCTCATTTCTATATTTGCATAATTATAGACAAGTTGATGTGAGAGCTTTTCATGTcatattgtgtaaattttatcactctatatatatatatatatatatttttttttttttattgatgcaAGTGCTTACATATTCAAATGTACGTTTGTGGAAGAAATAGGGCTCTTCAGACATCAAATGACTAATTATCCAGGTTTAGCagtattaatttataaataaatatatgacacaattttttttttttttttaatttttaaaaaggggCTCCTATGGACATTTAACCCATCATTTTGATaagaagttcattttttttttttcccattttaatTATGGCATGCTTCTTGATTTGCAGTGGTCAGTGGAAGTTTTACTCCTCTCGAGCAATTTCGTCACCTTGATGTTCCATGACATCAACAGAAAGGTTGCTTAGCTCTGTAACATGTGATGCAGAATAACGTGTTGGAGTTGTTAATTAtccttaatttaataatttttcatgcaacagctttttatttattaccttTATGGCTTTATTAGTATTGTTGTTAAAGTAAGGGACATGAGATTGTATAGTATGCAATGAATTTTCTGAAGTTGGGGTGCTTGTCCATGTTTTCATCTTTTGATGCAAAGTACTGGTCTTCAATAAGCTCCATTGGCAAGTCATGTCTGTTGCTTGCactgtttacttttttttttttgacgaaaGAAGGTACACTGTTTACTTGATATGTTAattattctctattttattgGGTGAatttcacttcttctttttcttggtcTGCTTTGGCTCCTAATCTTGAGCCCGCTTTTCTTGGAAACTTGCCTTTTTCTTGGGGTCCTTGCCTTTTCAAATACTAAAGGAGTTAGGCCTTGCCCTTTTTTGCGTCAAGAATTCCAAAAAAGTTTTGAACTAattcactaaaaataaaatattctcaTAATTATCTATTCATAAAACATGCCTTTTGAATTCTATAAACTAAGAATTGTGGGAGGAAAAGGGTAGAAATTAAGGAGTAGCAATTAGGGGTGTTCATGAAACGGCTTGGACCACAGCTAAACCAACCAAAATCACCCTCAAAATGGAGTAACCACACCGTGCTGCAGGTGGAGATGAAAAAACCGCACAACACCAtgcggtgcggtgcggtttgCGGTTCATCATTAAGAAAATTACACAACCgcacccatatatatatatatatgtgtgtgtgtgtgtttgtgtgttttattttatattcaatattattttgtaaaattttaatatgttaaatatatttagtatatatttgtaatatatatgaaaaCCGACCAAAATGCACTGCATCACACAGTGTCTGCTCTATGAAAGTGCAGTGTCTTGAGGGTTTTGGGAAAATTGCACCATGCAGTGCCCCATACAGTCATGTTTGTACCCCTGCATTATTTAGCTGATAGGTtaattattcttcattttaGAGGTAatagatattttaatgaaaggtTTTAATTGTGCAGTTAAGTGGgttttgtatctttttcttgaCACGAAATTCTTCCTTCTAGTCTAATATGTTGTCTCATACATAAATCTttgtcacaaattttcaagctcATCCTTGGTAGTATATCTACTCAAACGAATTTGGAAGatatattttcttcctttaaaCTTCTTTATATCTTGTGGCAGATCTAAGTCATCAGATTCCTACATCATAATTTCCTCTCATAATTATCGGATAAATATATGACAAATATACATATTGTTCGGGCAAAATATCCCAAGTCATGCAATAGCCTCAATTCGGCAAAATTAGCTTCAAGACACCATATTGAGTTCACTATAAAAATCACTTTTATTAGCACCATTCACAACATAATCCCTCGGCATTACTCTTTTTGAGTAAAAACACAGCTGATAGGGAAGCCACAGAAAAGCTCCAAAGGTGCAAGCAAGAATGAATCGTACCTTTGCCCTCTCAATGTGAATTTCTCTGATCAGAGAGCTAACACAACTCTCACCACTTTCTGGACATAGGCAAATTGGTGAACTTTCATTCAGTGACACATTTCTTGAAAAGGGGTAGAAATAGAGAGTTGAGCTCTCTCAAGCAGGTTCTTTCTTTTACGAATATATTTGACTAGTTACCAGCAAGGCAAATCAATGAAACTTGAACCCAACAGCATACGTTCAACTTGACAGCAGTGTACTATCCTTTGCTTTCAACTTGGACTCTAGACCAAAAAACTTCAATCCAAACACCACCAAGTCTGCGGTCTTCTTCTTCATCGTAGACAATCATATTGGCTACTGTTAAAAGTTTGCGGTCTCTCAAATTCGAAAAAACCTTCCTTGCCTCCTCTATTGTCCCGTACTTACACATGCCAGAGATGATAGCAGAGTATATAACCTCATCAGGAGGACAACACTGTTGCATCATTTCATTCAGTACCTCAATCACCTTCTCAGCTCCACCTGATTTACAGGCATGGACAACAGAAAGTGTATACTTAAACTCCATAGGGCCACTCTTAACGTTGGCTAAGCAATCGCGAACAAACATCATAGCAGCATCAATGTCTCCGGTCTTGCAGAGCCCTTTAGCAAGAGCACAATAAGCAGCAACAGAAGGAACCAAAGACATCTCCATGATTTTATTATAACACAGACATGCTTTTTCAATATCACAAATCTCAACAAAACATTCAATAGCAATACTATAAGTCAATGAGTCAGGTTCAAGATCTGATTCCTTTACTTCATCAAAGAGTGATATCACCTTTTTGAACTCCCCCTTCTTATGAAGTGCCCCCATAAGAATATTGTATATGGAAACACTACAATAACCTCTTTTTTTCAAGTCCTCAAACACTTCCACAGCCATCATTGTCCTCTCCTCCTTCCCAACCACAAAAGCAAAGAACTTTGAAAGATCATCAATGACACAATATCCCAATTTCTCCATTTGGGTTAACAATTTACAGAACTCATCCATCCTTCTCATCTCTGCATACAAAACCAAAATTGGATTCACAGTCACAAACTCCGGCTCAAGACCTTCCTGAACCATGACCTGAAAAACCTTATAAGCCTTATCAACTCACTTCACACCACACAAACCTTCGATAATCGAATTATAAATCCCCAAATCAGCTCTATACCCAGAATCCACCAAATCCTTCAACAAACCACAAGCAAACCCCACTTTCCCATCTGCCACAAACgcctcaaccaatgatccataTATCGCCCTATCAATCAAACAACCAACACCCTCACCATCGCCGTGTACACAAACACATCCGGCGTACACAAATTCTCCCTCATTTTACTCAAAACCTTCAACATTTCATCAATTCTCTCAACTTTGCACAACCCTTTAATCAAAACCATAAAAGTAACACTCTCTTCAACCAAACCATCATTCCTAAAATCATCATAAACCAAAACCGCCAAATCCACATACCCATTTCTCATCAAAGCATTAATGATTCTATTATACAAAAAAACCCGAGGCTTGACATTGaatttcttcatcttctgataCACGTAGAAAACCCGAAGGGGCCGATTGGCGTCGGAGTGGAATCGAATAAGGATTTCGAACTGTTTTTTGGTGGGGGGTTTGTTTTGGGAGATCATGAGTTCGGGCAATTGATTGGCGGAGCGGAAACGGTTAGAGCGGTTGAGGCAATAGGCGAAGGCATTGTAGGAAGCGAAAATGTGGTGGAAGCCTTTTTGTTTGGAGGCCTAGTGGAAGAACTTGGACACGGCAGTGTTTGTTGAGGTCGGAGACGATGGGTGGGCCCCAGTGGTTTTGGTTTTTGCGGAATGAGTCGGTGATGTATCGGGCGATCGGGGAGAGGCAGAtgagggaggaggaggaggagggtgAAGAGGttttggtggtgttggtggGGGGAGAATGTTGTGGGTCCCAGTGGTGGAGATTGAATGGTTGGGGATTGGGGGGAGGAGAGGGTTTATGGAGGGAGAGGGATTGGCGGTTGGAGAAGAGGCTGCCGCGGACGGTGGGGCAATGTTGGGAGGGTTTGCGGTGGCCGTAAAAGAAGTAgaatttatgttttttggttttggttttagggTTTGGGAATTGGGGGctgagggtgagggtgaggaggcatttctatgttttgttttttcttcttccattgATTTCTTTCACCACAACTCATCAGCTTCCAACTTCTCTTAAGTGACCTAAGTTACACTTTTATGTTGTTGCTGACTTACTGGTTGGGCACTTGGGCTGTGTTTTAAACACACAACACAAGAGTCAAATCTTAGACTCACTTTGGTGTTTTGTTGGGGAATTtcagttgctatttttttttttagagcaaTTTTAGTTGATACTTGGCTGTAAAACTGTCTCAACTGGtcttttgaaattatatagGAGAAAACCTAGACTTCTGAGTTTGTTGTGAGTGTAAGTCTTATTCATCAAGAAAagttatgcataaaaaaataataataataaaaaaaacatttcttttAAGAAAGCATTATTTCATAACTACATTTTTGTAGTTCTTTGAAGCTATTAAGAAAGCATGATTATTAGAGCTAACAGATATGCATGCAAAACATGACAATtggtaataaactaataatattaATCTTTCATCATTGTCAAATTATTTTGTACACAGCTCCAAAGAGAAGAATTTATTTAGGTGCATTTTAGATTGGTCTAGATTACATCAAATGTTGagtatagaaaaaaataatgtcaaaaagGAATTGTACCAAATAGTTGAATTGAAAGCAAATAAGAACTCCATTCACAATCTTATGCGAACATATCTGAGGAGTATATTGATAACTTTTAGTTCTCAAAAATAATGATTGGAGATTTTATTATAGTGGACAAATGAAATGTACATTCTGCAGAAGCttctttgaataaaatttcatcaaaattcATATATGCCTATCCATTTGAGTCTACAAGAAAAGTCGTCTGTGCTGTTTGATATGTAATTTTGGCATCATTTCTCTATGAATCTGTTCAGTTatggattgaatttttttaatgctgAATTATTCACTTTGGATAAGCAGACCTCTAGAAGTGCAAGTGAAGTGCTGGGGAGTATTATGACAGGCAAGTATGCCCATGCCATCCACCAAATTCTTTAGCGTTATTAGATAAATTTCTTACTTATGTTCTGTATAAATGGGTGATATTAAGTGCTAgcaaactctttttt
The Quercus lobata isolate SW786 chromosome 10, ValleyOak3.0 Primary Assembly, whole genome shotgun sequence DNA segment above includes these coding regions:
- the LOC115963921 gene encoding receptor-like protein 49 isoform X3; translated protein: MLALGSRFPLRFHVSQDISSQGNEWCHAVSSSLPNLRVLSMSDCNLQGPPDSSLLKLQSLSIIHLNYNNFSAPVPEFFSYFRNLTSLCLSNCGLNGQFPKKIFQFPTLETIDLSFNELGGSLPEFHPNGSLQSLVLTNTTFSGTLPDSIGNLKRLSKIDLSGCNFSGSIPNSMVNLTQLVHLDLSSNSFTGSILNSMANLTQLVHLDLSSNSFTGSILNSIANLIQLVYLDLSSNSFTGSIPNSMANLTRLSDLDFSSNNFIGSIPNFMANLTELAYFRMSSNSFIGPIPSFNMAKNLHMIDLSDNHLTGQFTFTHWKELPSLVFLNLSNNKLSGQIHEFSNSSLPMVWLDLSSNYLEGPIPTSIGKLQSLGTLLFSSNNFNGSFQLNVFLQQLTNLIELDLSDNSLLIEYNGTNSSLTPFPLIKSLRLASLKLKTFPSFLRNQTSLLILDLSRNQIHGEIPNWIWELDLTHLNLSYNYLEGPLPSLSSFGILDLRSNQFQGQLPTPLPSCSYLDLSLNNFSSVIPIDIGNSLSNTGFLYLSSNKLNGHIPEAICNATSLYFLDLSNNSLSGTIPHCLIAMSETLKVLNLRRNNLTGKISDVFPSNCRLQTLSLNRNLLEGMVPNSLANCTNLELLDIGNNRIQDEFPCHLKDISSLRVLILRSNKFYGSVGCGGLNATWLILQIVDLASNDFSGKLSIKSFANSKAMIANNEVQSELNYLHSVVRIETILMQIVSGRLFIEMNYQDAIAIFIKGLERELVKISTLVTLIDLSCNNLDGPIPEEIEVLKSLYVLNLSHNAFTGRIPPSLGKLSKLESLDLSNNKLTGGIPMQLADSLTFLSVLNLSFNQLVGPIPYIKQFATFSEDSYEGNKGLCGQPLKAECGSADRRPPAPFEDIHSKSGPLIDWNYLCVELGFVFGFGMVIGPLVLWKRWRIRYYKHADDIFFRIFPQLYFRWEKNHQVQRHRIRMQRH